CCCGCGGCGGGCGTTCGATGCTCCGACCGCGTTTCAGTCGCTCGGCGAAGCGTTGACCATCGCCAAGGACGGCACCGGTCGCTTCTACCTCCCGGCCTGGGACTACAACGGCATCGGCAACTGCGTCGAATTGATGGGCTATCAGGTGCGGCTCGCCGAAGCGGCCCAACTGCGCTATCCGCTCGCTGGAAATGCGGCTATGGCTTTGCCCATAGCCGTTCCACGGTGGTCGAAGGCGCCGTCACCGACCAGCCGGAATATGTCGCTGCTCGTGATAGGTAAGGGACTCGACGCCGGGATGGAGATCGTTGTGAGGACCTCCTTGGATCAGATGGTTGGATCCGGAGTCATCGACGCGGAGGGGCGAGCCGGACTTGCCTTGTGGGGGAATGATCCGGAAACTGAGGTGGCCGAGGGCGCGGTGGAAGGCGAGCCTCTCACATTTACGATCCTAACCGGCCCGGGCGAAGTGCGTCCGGCTTCAGCGCGTCTGCTCGAAGGCGAAACGACCTATCGCACCGACGGATGGGCGGTGATCGAGTTAGGTATGGGAACATCGACGCCGTTTGAGTTCGCCCTTTTCGGCGTCCGTCCCAATCCCTTCAACGACCGATCGACCGTCGCGTTTGCCCTGGCTGAAGCCGGAGTTGCGCGTCTGGCGCTCTACGACCTCGCCGGGCGGGAGGTGCGGGAGATTGCCTCCGGCCGGTGGAATGCCGGACGGCACGAGGTTGGTTTAGCGGCAGGTGACCTCGCGAGCGGCACTTATATCCTGCGTCTCGAGACGCCGGCGTCGTCGCGAGCCGCGAAGGTGCTCCTGTTGAGGTAGGTTCAGCCGGTCAGATGCTTCACCTCGTCAGGAAGCCACGATGATAAGGGAGCGCCCGGTTCAGGTGCCAAGGTCTGAACCGGGCGCTTCGTTTATCGAAAAATGAGCACTTCCGCTGCTGTGAACCTCCGGTGAGCCAACGAACAGCGTTCAGACTCGTCCTAACTGCAGGCCTTCGCCGATAGGGCGGGCTTCACAACATCATTAACCGATCCCCACATCCATGCCGCACATCGTTACGCGCCTCTGCCGGGACTGCAAGCATACCGCCTGTGTGACGGTCTGCCCGGTCGATTGCTTCTACGTCGTCAAGACACCGACCGCGGAATTACCCGACCAACTCTACATCTCGCCTGAGGAGTGTATCGACTGCCGGGCTTGCATCCCGGAGTGCCCGTGGGAAGCTATCTACGAAGACGTCGATCTGCCCGAAATCTTCAAGGACGACGTCGCGCTTAACCAGCGGAGCGACAGCGACCGGGTCCTCTTTCAGCCGGCGGAGGAGATTCCCAACGAGAACCCGACTGAGGACGAGGTGGCCGCCAACAAGCGGAAGTGGGGCTTTGAAGGAGAAGGGTGAGGGGGACTGAACGCGATTACGACAGGCGGGTCGTTAGAGGCTGATACGCCTCCACCAGCCGCCTAACGGCTTCAGCGAGGGGAGGAGGGGAGGGAGGGGGTCATACGCGCAAATCAAAGGGCATTAGCCAATAGACCTCCGGGTTTCGGTTGATCTTCTCAATCAGATCATCAGTGAATGTAATTGTGTCATCTATACCATTCAAGAAGC
The sequence above is drawn from the Calditrichota bacterium genome and encodes:
- a CDS encoding ferredoxin family protein, translating into MPHIVTRLCRDCKHTACVTVCPVDCFYVVKTPTAELPDQLYISPEECIDCRACIPECPWEAIYEDVDLPEIFKDDVALNQRSDSDRVLFQPAEEIPNENPTEDEVAANKRKWGFEGEG